Below is a window of Malus domestica chromosome 13, GDT2T_hap1 DNA.
AACCATAGGTGGCTGTGCGGGTTGTTAGCATATGTAATCCTTGATCCGGCTGCCACCATGGCAGAAACATATTTTCCCATGTTAGCCAAATGGTTAACGTCACATTCATCAAACCATCGTCTTGCACACTTGAAGTTCATTGCATATGGAAAAGGTTACATGTTAGTTGGACTAGCTAAAAGAATTATGATTTTCACTGAACAGAAAAATAATGGGAGAGGTTGCATTACTTGCATGGCACGCCAGTAGTATGGCAAGAACGAGATAACATAAAGCAGCTCTCTATATAGCCTTCCACTTCGGCAGGTTTCGTATTGGTGTGATCTGAAATTTCCAGCAAGAAAGTAACAAGCTGTGGATTCCATGTGTCTCAGCAATGGGATCTATAAGCATGAAGATCAAAGTTCATTACATAACAAGAGATGAAATGTTAAGAGTTATTTGCTTTTAGGACTTGGTTTACCGTGGCATAGGTTGTTTTTTTGTAACCGTTGAAGTATTATGTGATTACCTGGCTAGTAAGTTGATCAGCCATAAAAAAATCTACCATCAAAACCTGCatatttttcaaatgacaaaaacaaaaagtatattaattataatttcaaAATATTGCTTAACATTCTGCATATTTGATGAGGAGATGAGAGAAGCAGTAAATGTACCTTATAAAGTGGTGAGCAGACTATGTTACGAATTACTCTGATGAAGCAGTAACGAGTTGGTCGATATAAGATGTCTAACGGGCATACAAGCAGTGCAACAGAAAACTGGAAAATTCAATTGAAGATTAGCACAATGTTTCATGATATATGTCTCAATTTTCTTAGTTACTTTGTTTTAAAGCCTGAGTTTTGATTATTATGTTTTATACAAGTTACTCAAGTCCAAGCCATCTTCCTAACAAGACCTTGATTAAGGCAATGAAACTAACCAGAAGGAAAACTCCAGGAATGGCATCAACTTGGCTAGGTAAGAAGTTTTTTGCCCTTAATATAAGGTGCACAACCATGGCAGCAACCACAGTTGTCATGAAGGTTGTGCATACGAGGAAGGCGTCGCGATACTTTAGGGCCGTGCTTGGTTGGAATTCAAATATAAAGTTGTAATTGATTCTTGTACTCTTCCACATGAATAGGTTGCACCCATACATAAACAAGTGCAGGCTGAGTAAGGCAAAAACACTGCACAAATTCACACCCTTAATTAGAGAAATGCAGACAATAAAAAATACATAGCTGCCGCCCCCATCCTACACTTTGCAAACCAACAAAGGATTGGTGACTGAGAATTAGAGGTTTCGAACCCAACACTTCCTATAACTAAAGCTTAAATACCTTAgtataaaattaaaagatacCGAAAGTTTAAGTTTAAGAAATGAGCCAGTAAGCTAAGAAATTTCACGTAGTTAAGCTTAAAAACTTCATTATCTAGCCACTAACATGAAGTTAGGGATATATTCGCTTAAATTAGCGTATTCAAGTGACTGACAATACATATCATCGCCACAATACTAACAATACCACAATCTATACAAGTGATTCTCATACTCTCACCTCTGTTGGTGATATTGTCCACAGTATGGTTTACAATTTTAGTGCAAATAGTTTAATTTTAGATCATAGTAGAAACTATTGCTATTTTATGATTCGATTTATATATGTTATCATTTTATATAGTACATGCGTAAAAAAAATTAGGGCTAATTAATATAGATTGGGACCAAAAGCTACTTATTAGGACAATTTAGTAGTAttattctttacttgtaagaGTAAGATGTTTTAAGTTCGAATCTTGTAAATGATGAGTctgatatcaatttgttttctCCCTCCAATGTGTAAAtatataacttttaaaaaaaaatatataggaTGAAGAGTGCACCTGAAAACAGGGTAGACAGTCTCCATGTAATCTCTTTCTGTGCTAGGAGAGAATATACCAGACAAGTGCGCTAAAATTGCATACACACTAAACAATGATACAAAACAACCTGTAAACAAACCTGCATCCACATAACAAAAAACGACCATACTTTATTAAAAGATTGAGACCACAATCAGACCAAACAAAAAACTCATACAACAATCGGGCTCCTGATTTGTGGGGCACCAAGTAAATTTTTGGTGGCcaccattcattcaattaaataTTGAGCAATCCCACTATCAGGATTAGTGGCAAGTAAAAGCTTTATACGATACGATGCAGATTAATGCGGTTCATGTTGGCCCCCAGGACTAATCATGCATCATATTGCACTGTATAAGCGATGTTTCTGTCATTAAACTTTTGCGCCATTTGGTGAAAATGCCCTTTATGGCACAATAGTTAAATAGTCATTGGACTAGCATTATATAGTGACCTTCCTTATATTATATGAAGCTgtatttgacactttaaaacagccattatgtattttaaatttataaatatatatggacATTTGTATAAAGCACATATTTGGATTGCCAGCCAGTAATAACCTCAGTAATATTTACATGTAAGCAGCTCTTATTAattatttgtgtgtgtgtgtgtgtgtgtgttacagtgagagagagagagagagagagagagagagagagagagattaccaACAAAAAAGGTGACCGTATGAGAATCTTTGTTTTGTTGTGGCCTCAAAAACTTCATTGCCTTTTTCTTGTCATTACTGGCGAAGCGCTTTGTGAATATGGACTCCACTTCGTCCATTAGTCTAACAACCTTTTCATACCATATATAACAATACACACAAGCCCAGTCAGAAAACCATTGAAACTTTCTCCAACACTAGttataagaattaaaaaatagCACTAGAATATTTTGAATTCCGTAGTAAATCTtcttttattaaattattatttgacATGATAACATGGACTGTAGACGGCAAGAACAAGTCAAACCTCTCCACTCAAAAACTAAGTACTACAACTGATACAAAATAATGATCATGGTCATTATACAAAACAAcggaaaaagaaatgaaaatcaTGGTAACTAGAGCAGATTCAAGCACCAAGCATGTGCATATTAGTTAGATTAGGGTTGCAGCTAGGGCATCAGACTGGTTACCTTATCAGAACTAATGAAATGTGATATCTTCACTGCTTTCAGATAACTTTCTGACGCCTGCTGGTTTGAGACCTATACATGGAAAAACTTAGTTGCTCCAAGTTATTACGTACACCAATAGTGGATGTGGTAAATGTGTATAAAGCAACAATAAGATCGACAGAATTTGGAGAAACAAAACTTGATACAGCACTGTTATACACCTAATCAAATATGCATGACTCATGACCTGTATAACCACCTAAAAGTAAAATCCCTAATAAAATCTATGCAGCTTAATCATACTATCCTATCATGGCTCACGAAGTGGAGATATTTTTATTTGCTAATTAAATGAGGCTGAAAAAAATGGTAGAATATCAAAATATATCTTAATTtaatatctaatctaacaaatttatcgtttgacaaaaaacaaattaatgtaTATCTTACCTTGTCGAATTTCTTTAGGATCTTTGTAAAAGCTACCATATTTAGTGAGCTGCAGAAGTTACAAATTTGTTTAGATACTTAATCAAGTACTTAAAGAAAACATACTCAAAACTACAATCATTAGTTAAGCTAAATGATGCGTAGATCCAGTGTTACACTGCACAATTAAGTAGTCACTATTAAGACAGTGTTTGATTCCTTCCACTTCTCTattttagaaagaaaactaTTAATTAGTAAACAGTATCACCACCTTGATAATTTTCATATGCATGTGTATTCACCCAGTGCCCGCATCAGCAGCACAATAAAAGGGTCATTTGTTATATACCTTTCAGAAACTGTTGCTAATGCTTTGCTACTCGAGTATACAAATTCTCAAGTCAAAGTGAAGGATTCTGCAAAGATCCCATCTGCGTGCTTAAACATGTATATAAACCAAATTCTATACGtatactttaaaaataaaaataacagaaaatGTGGTCCAAATTAACGAGGACGCCATTCGTTTCTAACAAACTAGATTTAAGCCACATAATTGACTGCCTTGCTGACTGTTCCTGTAATCGACACGACACCATCTTATTACGTGGTTTATTTCTATTGTTGTTCAGAGAAtcagaaaatatattccaaatGTCTCAGACATTGGTTTGATTCCTTTTAACTGAGTCTGAAACAGTAAATTTAGCTGAATCACACCAAATTTAATATTTAAGCTTTTTTTTATCCCTAGCTTGTAAATCAAAGTAATTGTTATAAAAAGAAAGAGATAGAACCTGTAAGTTTTAAGCAAACCAAGACCTCTGTAGAGCTCTACAAAAGCCCCTCTAATCATCTTTTCAGCACACTGTATCTTCTTTCGATTGATGAACTCTCCAGGGCCATCCTTTTTAGGATTGTTCACTAAATCTTCCCAAAGCATTGATGTAACAGCTGTGATAGTTCTTGTCGGTGTTGTGTTTGGAATATCAATCCTCATGGCCGTTTTAGGTTTGCCTTTCTTGGTCTTACCCCCAGTTGTCGTGTTAATAAAGTTAACGCCATTTCTTTCTAATGCTGCAATT
It encodes the following:
- the LOC103446308 gene encoding phosphate transporter PHO1: MVKFSKELEAQLIPEWKGAFVNYWLLKKQVKKIKLSRVPKQPSDAAGDLGVSIFDPVRFVTKRISDMLFNFDNKTEIIQVKSKIMEDGDEEEIYETELAQLFSSEDEVRVFFEALDEELNKVNQFYKTKESEFLERGNILNKQLQILLDLKQILNDRRWKNYGSKSNIPSVPSSWSSSPRNSNFSTESLAESNTAPTEITQTSEAIAALERNGVNFINTTTGGKTKKGKPKTAMRIDIPNTTPTRTITAVTSMLWEDLVNNPKKDGPGEFINRKKIQCAEKMIRGAFVELYRGLGLLKTYSSLNMVAFTKILKKFDKVSNQQASESYLKAVKISHFISSDKVVRLMDEVESIFTKRFASNDKKKAMKFLRPQQNKDSHTVTFFVGLFTGCFVSLFSVYAILAHLSGIFSPSTERDYMETVYPVFSVFALLSLHLFMYGCNLFMWKSTRINYNFIFEFQPSTALKYRDAFLVCTTFMTTVVAAMVVHLILRAKNFLPSQVDAIPGVFLLFSVALLVCPLDILYRPTRYCFIRVIRNIVCSPLYKVLMVDFFMADQLTSQIPLLRHMESTACYFLAGNFRSHQYETCRSGRLYRELLYVISFLPYYWRAMQCARRWFDECDVNHLANMGKYVSAMVAAGSRITYANNPHSHLWFYIVVITSVVATVYQLYWDFVMDWGLFDPKSKNLWLRDELILKNKSVYYASIALNAVLRVAWVETVMGFHRIPDVESRLLDFLLASLEVIRRGHWNFYRLENEHLNNVGKYRAVKTVPLPFRETDSDG